Proteins co-encoded in one Methanosarcinales archaeon genomic window:
- a CDS encoding SWIM zinc finger family protein gives MGRYEDFWGGYTPSKPIQVEGGIKAKSKRGSIGDTWWSKRWVNVLESFGWSNRLERGRRYARKGQVLDFEISAGKVEATVQGSVNKPYLVTIEIKPITEKAWDHVIEEMSQKAIFAAKLLAGEMPDDIEDAFEAADVSLFPIKSKDIATHCSCPDSANPCKHIAALYYILAEEFDRDPFMIFELRGRTKDEISLSLRQKRSGGNENLPEPEERPEGVKQKEVALSMDDFWVGRMSESFSVTISPPDVSAAVIKLLGTPQFWDSKDDFVEKMGGYYEEISRRAIETAYGEQRGAKKKTK, from the coding sequence ATGGGCAGGTATGAAGACTTCTGGGGCGGCTATACTCCTTCAAAGCCAATACAAGTGGAAGGTGGTATCAAGGCCAAAAGCAAGAGGGGGAGTATCGGGGATACCTGGTGGTCAAAACGCTGGGTAAATGTCCTGGAATCCTTTGGCTGGAGCAACCGGCTTGAACGGGGCAGACGATATGCCAGAAAAGGCCAGGTGCTTGATTTTGAAATTTCAGCCGGAAAAGTGGAGGCAACGGTCCAGGGTTCGGTCAATAAACCTTATTTGGTCACTATTGAGATAAAACCTATCACTGAAAAGGCATGGGATCATGTAATAGAGGAGATGTCTCAAAAGGCGATATTTGCTGCTAAACTTCTTGCAGGCGAGATGCCTGATGATATTGAGGATGCATTTGAAGCAGCAGATGTGTCACTGTTCCCTATAAAGTCAAAAGATATAGCGACACACTGTTCATGCCCGGACAGTGCAAATCCCTGTAAACACATTGCCGCACTTTATTATATTTTGGCAGAAGAGTTTGATCGTGATCCTTTCATGATTTTTGAATTGCGGGGCCGGACAAAGGACGAAATTAGTTTATCTCTTCGCCAGAAGCGCTCGGGCGGAAACGAAAACCTGCCTGAACCAGAGGAACGTCCGGAGGGGGTCAAACAGAAGGAAGTTGCTTTATCCATGGATGATTTCTGGGTGGGGAGAATGAGCGAATCATTTTCAGTTACCATATCGCCGCCTGATGTTTCGGCAGCAGTTATCAAACTGCTGGGAACACCGCAATTCTGGGATAGCAAGGACGATTTTGTAGAGAAAATGGGCGGGTATTATGAAGAGATCAGTAGGCGCGCTATTGAGACTGCTTATGGTGAACAGAGAGGGGCGAAGAAGAAGACGAAATGA